A portion of the Tachysurus fulvidraco isolate hzauxx_2018 chromosome 8, HZAU_PFXX_2.0, whole genome shotgun sequence genome contains these proteins:
- the LOC113662180 gene encoding ATP-citrate synthase-like isoform X4 gives MSAKAISEQTGKEFLYKHICTTVAVQNRFLYATVTAETDWDRLTQDHPWLLTHRLVVKPDQLIKRRGKLGLVGINLDLQGVRVWLKSHMMKETTVGKTKGILKKFLIEPFVSHSQEEEFYVCIYATRDGDHVLFHHEGGVDIGDVDSKAQRLMVGVDEKLAADSVTEQLLTNVPDEKKELLASFIVGLFNLYEDLYFTYLEINPLVVTQEGAYILDMAAKIDATADFICKPKWGDVEFPPPFGREAYPEEAYIADLDAKSGASLKLTILNPRGRIWTMVAGGGASVVYSDTICDLGGVDELANYGEYSGAPSEQQTYDYAKTILSLMTREKHNNGKVLIIGGSIANFTNVAATFKGIVRAIKDYQIPLKEHEVTIFVRRGGPNYQEGLRVMGEVGKTTGIPIHVFGTETHMTAIVGMALGHRPIPNQPPVAAHTANFLLNSSSSAATPAATRTASFSEPRPSNDITPAKKPKPGVPPAKATTLFSQHTKSIVWGMQTRAVQGMMDFDYVCSRDEPSVAAMVYPFTGDHKQKFYWGHKEILLPVYKNMADAMKKHPEVDVLISFASLRSAFDSTMETMNYPQIHTIAIIAEGIPEALTRKLIKTADEKGVTIIGPATVGGIKPGCFKIGNTGGMLDNILASKLYRPGSVAYVSRSGGMSNELNNIISRSTDGVYEGVAIGGDRYPGSTFMDHVLRYQDTPGVKMIVVLGEIGGTEEYKICDGIREGRITKPVVCWCIGTCATLFSSEVQFGHAGACAHQTSETAVAKNVALQEAGVYVPRSFDELGDVIRTVYDDLVASGVIVPAQEVPPPTVPMDYSWARELGLIRKPASFMTSICDERGQELIYAGMPITEVFKEEMGLGGVLGLLWFQRRLPRYACQFIEMCLMVTADHGPAVSGAHNTIVCARAGKDLVSSLTSGLLTIGDRFGGALDAAAKQFSKAFDSGMLPMEFVNKMKKDGKLIMGIGHRVKSINNPDMRVQILKDFVKQHFPATQLLDYALDVEKITTSKKPNLILNVDGFIGVAFVDLLRTCGGFTRDEADEFVEIGALNGIFVLGRSMGFIGHYLDQKRLKQGLYRHPWDDISYVLPEHMSM, from the exons ATGTCTGCTAAAGCCATCTCTGAGCAGACAGGGAAGGAGTTCCTGTATAAACACATATGTACGACAGTGGCTGTCCAGAACCGCTTCCTGTACGCCACCGTCACTGCCGAAACTGACTGGGACCGACTCACACAGGATCACCCATGGCTCCTGACTcat CGATTAGTTGTGAAGCCCGATCAGCTGATCAAGCGCAGGGGGAAGCTGGGACTGGTGGGCATTAACCTTGACCTCCAGGGTGTTCGTGTTTGGCTGAAGTCACATATGATGAAAGAAACCACA GTTGGAAAGACGAAGGGGATCCTGAAGAAATTCCTTATCGAGCCATTTGTGTCACACTCACAG GAGGAGGAGTTTTATGTGTGCATCTATGCCACACGCGATGGCGATCATGTGCTTTTCcatcatgaaggaggtgtggacATCGGGGATGTCGACTCCAAGGCCCAGCGTCTGATGGTCGGTGTGGATGAGAAACTTGCTGCTGATTCTGTGACTGAGCAACTGCTCACAAACGTCCCCGATGAGAAGAAGGA ACTTCTGGCCAGTTTTATCGTAGGACTCTTTAACCTGTACGAGGATTTGTACTTCACCTACCTGGAGATCAACCCTCTCG TCGTTACGCAGGAAGGTGCGTACATTCTGGACATGGCGGCCAAAATAGACGCCACGGCCGATTTCATCTGCAAGCCAAAGTGGGGTGATGTGGAGTTTCCTCCTCCCTTTGGCAGAGAGGCCTACCCTGAG gaagccTACATAGCAGATCTGGATGCTAAGAGCGGTGCAAGTCTCAAACTCACCATACTGAACCCCAGAGGGCGTATCTGGACCATGGTGGCGGGAGGAGGAGCCTCTGTCGTCTACAG TGATACTATTTGTGATCTGGGCGGAGTGGACGAGCTGGCGAACTACGGCGAGTACTCTGGTGCTCCAAGTGAACAGCAGACCTATGACTACGCCAAGACCATCCTCTCACTCATGACTCGTGAGAAACACAATAATG GTAAAGTTCTGATCATTGGCGGAAGCATCGCTAACTTCACCAACGTAGCAGCTACATTTAAG GGCATAGTGAGAGCCATTAAGGACTATCAGATTCCTCTGAAGGAGCATGAGGTCACTATATTTGTACGTCGAGGAGGACCGAATTACCAAGAAGGCCTCAGGGTGATGGGAGAAGTTG gAAAGACCACTGGGATACCCATCCACGTGTTCGGCACAGAGACTCACATGACCGCCATTGTGGGTATGGCACTTGGACATCGCCCAATCCCGAATCAGCCTCCGGTTGCTGCCCACACAGCCAACTTCCTGCTTAATTCGAGTAGCAGTGCTGCG acACCAGCAGCAACCAGAACGGCTTCATTTTCTGAACCCAGACCTAGCAACGATATCACACCAGCTAAAAAACCTAAACCTGGAGTTCCACCAG cCAAAGCTACCACTCTGTTCAGTCAGCACACTAAGTCCATAGTGTGGGGGATGCAGACGCGAGCGGTTCAGGGAATGATGGACTTCGACTATGTTTGTTCTCGTGATGAGCCCTCAGTAGCCGCCATGGTTTATCCTTTTAC TGGAGACCACAAGCAGAAGTTCTATTGGGGTCATAAGGAGATCCTGTTACCCGTGTACAAAAACATGGCTGACGCAATGAAGAAGCACCCAGAAGTGGACGTCCTGATCAGCTTTGCATCTCTGCGCTCGGCCTTTGACAGCACGATGGAGACCATGAACTACCCGCAG ATCCACACTATAGCAATCATAGCTGAGGGAATTCCTGAAGCGCTTACAAGGAAACTTATCAAAACAGCAGACGAGAAGGGGGTCACCATCATCGGCCCAGCTACG GTGGGTGGGATAAAGCCAGGCTGCTTTAAGATTGGGAACACTGGTGGGATGCTGGACAATATCTTGGCATCAAAGCTGTATCGCCCAGGCAGCGTGGCATACGTGTCCCGCTCTGGCGGCATGTCTAACGAGCTCAACAACATCATATCTCGCTCCACTGACGGCGTGTACGAGGGCGTGGCCATCGGAGGAGACAG GTATCCCGGCTCTACATTCATGGACCACGTGCTGCGTTATCAGGACACGCCCGGGGTGAAGATGATTGTGGTTCTGGGAGAG atCGGCGGTACAGAGGAGTATAAGATCTGTGATGGTATTAGAGAGGGCAGGATCACTAAACCTGTGGTCTGCTGGTGTATTGGTACCTGTGCTACACTCTTCTCCTCTGAG GTGCAGTTTGGTCACGCGGGTGCATGTGCTCATCAGACCTCTGAGACTGCTGTGGCGAAGAACGTGGCATTGCAGGAGGCTGGTGTTTATGTTCCCAGGAGCTTTGATGAGCTTGGAGATGTCATTAG gACGGTGTATGATGATCTAGTGGCGAGTGGAGTCATTGTTCCAGCACAGGAAGTTCCCCCTCCTACCGTGCCAATGGACTATTCCTGGGCCAGG gaGCTGGGTCTGATCCGTAAGCCAGCCTCCTTCATGACTAGTATCTGTGATGAGCGGGGACAGGAGCTGATCTACGCTGGCATGCCCATCACTGAGGTCTTTAAGGAGGAGATGGGTTTAGGCGGGGTTCTCGGCCTGCTCTGGTTCCAAAGGAG GTTGCCCCGTTATGCGTGTCAGTTCATTGAGATGTGTCTTATGGTGACAGCGGATCACGGCCCCGCTGTATCCGGAGCTCATAACACCATCGTATGCGCCCGTGCTGGGAAAGACCTCGTCTCCAGCCTCACATCCGGCTTGCTCACCATC ggtGATCGGTTCGGTGGTGCTCTGGATGCAGCTGCTAAACAGTTCAGTAAAGCGTTTGACAGCGGCATGCTGCCCATGGAGTTCGTCAACAAGATGAAGAAGGACGGCAAACTCATTATGGGCATAGGACATCGTGTCAAATCA ATTAATAACCCAGATATGAGAGTGCAGATCCTAAAGGACTTTGTGAAGCAGCACTTTCCTGCCACACAGCTGCTGGACTACGCCCTTGATGTTGAGAAGATCACCAcctccaag aAGCCGAATCTGATCCTGAACGTGGATGGTTTTATTGGCGTGGCTTTTGTGGACTTGTTGCGAACATGTGGAGGATTCACTCG agacGAAGCGGACGAGTTTGTGGAAATCGGTGCCCTGAACGGGATTTTTGTTCTGGGACGCAGCATGGGCTTCATCG GTCACTACCTGGACCAGAAGCGATTGAAACAGGGCCTGTACCGCCACCCGTGGGACGATATCTCCTACGTGCTTCCTGAGCACATGTCCATGTGA